Genomic window (Methyloprofundus sp.):
CAGTAACCATGCCTTAATACTGGTAATAAACCCTTAAATTAATAAGATAATAGTTCTTAAAATATACTAAGTCCATGATTACAGTAACTTAAGTTTAAAATTTTTTTCGTTATTAAAAAAATAATAGCAATAGCTCGCGACTTACACAGCTTAGCTATCAAACACATTAATTAATCTAAGTTAAATAACATAACTAAATACCTTATTTCACCCCAAATAATAACCTATCTTTCTGTGGTGTCGATTTTATATGCCCCCTTGAATTATTCTTATAAGCCCTTATATTTTTATGTATTAATGGCGCGTTATAAAAAGTGCTGGTAAAATTAAAGTCTTTTGCTGGTGAATGAGTCACTTATTCTTCAGTACGACTTTTTCGTAATAAATGTCGATATATCTAAGACTTAAAACAAGCAGGAGCATTGCATGACCGCATTGGTGGGTATTATCATGGGTTCAACATCTGACTGGGAAACCATGCGTTTTGCATCTGACAAATTAGAACAGCTCGGCATCCCTTTTGAGGTGGAAGTCGTCTCTGCGCATCGCACACCTGATAAGCTATTCGCCTATGCAGAAACCGCTGAAAGCAAAGGTTTGGAAGTCATTATTGCAGGCGCAGGTGGCGCTGCCCATTTGCCAGGCATGGTCGCTGCCAAAACAATACTACCTATTTTAGGTGTCCCCGTGCAATCCAAAGCATTAAATGGTATGGACTCCTTATTATCCATTGCACAAATGCCAGCTGGCATTCCTGTGGGCACTCTAGCCATTGGTAAAGCAGGCGCAGCAAATGCGGCTTTATTAGCTGCAGCTATTATTGCCAATAAACACACTCAATATAAAGCCGCTCTGAATACATTTCGCCAAGAACAAACGAATACCGTATTAGCTAATTCTGATCCTAGGGAGCTAGCTTAATGGTTATTGGAATTTTAGGCGCGGGACAATTAGCACGCATGCTGGCACTGGCTGGCAAACCACTCGGGCTTAAATTTATCTTTTTAGATCCAACCCCAATTGCCTGTGCTGCGAACTTAGGTAAACACCTGATTGGTGATTACACTGATAAAGCCTTGCTCAGCCAATTAGCCACTGAAGCAGATGTCATTACCTATGAGTTTGAAAATGTGCCGGTAGACATCATTGATCTTCTGAACCAAAGTACACCCGTTTATCCACCTGCAAAAGCATTATCTATTGGCCAAGATAGAATTACCGAAAAGCAATTCTTACAAAGCTTAGATATCACTACCGCTCCTTTTGCCGCAGTGTCCAGCTTAATAGAATTGCAACAAGCCATGCCTACGATCGGCTACCCAGCCATCTTAAAAACACGTCGCTTTGGTTATGATGGCAAGGGGCAAGTCATACTGAATGATGAACATGAATTAGCTGCAGCATGGGAAGCGGTCAAAGATGCGCCTTCCGTTGTTGAAGGCTTTGTCCCTTTTGACCGTGAAATTTCCATTATTGCCAGTCGTAGTGTTTCAGGTGAGATTGCTTATTATCCTGTTTCAGAAAATGTGCACCATAAAGGTATTTTACGTTTGGCAAAAAATACCATTGACGACCCACAACAAGCACACGCAGAACAGTATATAAATACAATACTTAATGCACTTGATTATGTCGGCACCATCGCTTTAGAGCTATTCGCTGTGGATGATAAATTAATTGCCAATGAATTTGCACCCCGCGTACACAATTCAGGGCACTGGACTATTGAAGGCTCAGAAACCAGTCAGTTTGAGAATCACTTAAGAGCCATCATGGATATGCCTTTAGGGCAAACTAATTCCATTGGTTATGCTGCCATGCAAAATTTTATCGGCAATGTCCCAGCAACAGAAAAGCTGCTTTCGTTAACACAACTGCACTTGCATTTATATGACAAAGCGGCACGTAAAGGCCGCAAGCTTGCACATGCCACCATCAGAACCGACTCATTTACCAGCTTTACTGGCTTAGTTGCCGCACTGACTAAGTTGGCTGAAGCAAGTGATGACTCATAATAATATCCAAATTTTTTTAACTTAAATATCATATATACCTATGTCAAAAATCGAAAATCCTGTTATTTCCATTCATTACACGCTAACTAACAAAGCGGGAAAAACCCTTGATAGCTCCATTGATGCAGAGCCATTGAGCTTTTTGCACGGCGCAGGAAACATTATTCCAGGACTAGAAAGTGCTTTAACCGACAAGCCTGTTGGTGAAAAATTCACCGTTACTATTGAGCCTGAAGATGCTTATGGTGAACGCATGGAAGAGCAAATGCAAACAGTCTCTAAAGAAATGTTTGCAGGTATCGACACCATTGAAGTCGGCATGCAATTCCAAGCGGATTCTAGCAATGGCCCTGCTGTCGTCACCATTACTGCTGTTGATGGCGATGATATTACTATTGATGGCAACCACCCTTTAGCGGGTGAACAACTTACCTTTGCAGTTGAAGTAATGGAGATTCGTCCTGCCACTGAAACTGAAATGGAGCACGGCCATATTCATGGCGCTGGTTGTTCGCACGATTAATTAGTTCTGCAAGTATGGTGGGCACAGAGCCTTTAGCTGTCGCCCATCATTAGCAATATTTTTGCTGCTCATGCAAAACTTTGTCTTCCACATAACCACAATCCACTCACTACAAATGCTGGACACACTACAATCAGGCATTCGCATTACAGTACGTGCCGTTATTATCAAAAATGACCAAGTACTCCTCATAAAAAAAGATAGCCCTGCTGATGGGATTCGTTATACTTTACCAGGCGGCGCATTAGAATCAGGGGAAACTTTGCATCAAGCCGTTATGCGTGAGTGCATTGAAGAAATCGACACCACTGTAGAGGCATATGATGTATTACATATTGCTGACTTCTTTATCCCTAAGCTTAAACCACAACCCTATACACGCCACCAGCTTGAAGTCCTTATTCAATGCCAAGTACCAGATGACTATATTCCTTGTTGCGGCCCTGACCCAGACAAGCATCAGGTCGATGTTGCCTGGTTAGACTTAAATACCCTAGAAGATCATACTATTTCACCTAATTTCTTTGGTGAGTTATTACTTAAGTTAAACTCAAAACAACATCAAGTTTACGTTGGGTCAGTTACTTAAAACACTGAGATTTAGCACCTCTAGGCGCATCATTGCCAAGAAGATAAATATTTATACTTTTGTGGTAGGCGAACCTAGCTAATCCCTAAACTCTCCCACATCTCATCAACTTTCTTGACTACATCCTCTGACATACTGATAGTCCGCCCCCACTCGCGCGTCGTTTCTCCTTCCCATTTATTAGTCGCATCAAAACCGACTTTAGAACCCAAACCTGACACAGGCGAAGCAAAATCCAAATAATCAATTGGAGTATTTTCTAAGATAGTTAAATCGCGCGCTGGATCCATACGCGTAGTAATCGCCCAAACAACTTCTTGCCAGTCATGCACATCGACATCATCATCCACTACTATCACAAATTTGGTGTACATAAACTGCCGTAAATATGACCAAGTTCCCAACATCACGCGTTTGGCATGGCCTGCATATTGCTTTTTCATACTGATAACGGCCATACGATAGGAACAACCTTCTGGCGGCAAATAAAAATCAGTAATTTCAGGAAATTGCTTTTGTAAAATGGGTACGAACACCTCATTTAAAGCAACACCCAATATTGCGGGCTCATCAGGTGGTTTGCCTGTATAAGTACTGTGATAAATAGGAGCCTGTCGCTGGGTAATCCGTTCGATGGTAAACACTGGGAATTCACCCACTTCATTATAATAGCCAGTATGATCACCAAACGGCCCTTCAGGTGCCATCTCATCAGGATAGATAAAGCCTTCCAGTACAATTTCAGCACTGGCTGGCACTTGCAAATCATTAGTCATAGATTTTGCAACTTCTGTTTTAGAACCACGCAATAGACCAGCAAAAGCATATTCCGACAAGGTATCAGGAACAGGTGTCACTGCAGCTAAAATAGTTGCTGGATCAGCACCTAAAGCAACCGATACTGGGTAAGGCTTACCAGGATTCACTTCCTGCCATTCTCTAAAATCTAAAGCACCACCACGATGCGCCAACCAACGCATAATCACTTTATTTTTAGCAATCACTTGCAAACGATAAATACCCAAGTTTTGCCTGTCCTTATACGGCCCTTTGGTAATCACTAATGGCCAAGTAATCAGTGGCCCTGCATCATCAGGCCAGCAAGTTTGAATGGGGTATTCGCTTAAATCAATTTCATCGCCAACTCGAATTAATTCCTGGCAGGGTGGATTTTTAACAACCTTTGGTGCCATATGCAGCACATTTTTAAATACTGGAATCTTCTCGACAGCATCTTTCATGCCTTTCGGTGGCTCCGGCTCTTTTAATTGCGAGAGTAACTCACCAATACCACGTAAAGCCGTCACTGATTCCGCCCCCATCCCCATTGCCACTCGATCTGGCGTACCAAATAAATTGGCGAGTACTGGAATATTATGTCCTTTCGGGTTTTCAAATAAAATTGCAGGGCCACTTTGCTTTAAAGTACGATCACAAATTTCAGTCATTTCTAAAACAGGATCAACTTCTTGGCTAATACGTATCAATTCGCCTTTTTTTTCTAACTGGGCAATAAAATCTCTTAAATCTTTATACTTCATGCCGCTATGCCATTATGTCTTAGTAAGGCATCAATATTAGGCTCACGACCACGAAATTTAACAAATAACTCCATTGCATCAGCGCTACCGCCTGTTTCCAAAATATTCGTTAAAAAAGCCAAGCCAGTTTCTTGGTCAAAAATACCTTTTTCTTCAAACAACGAAAAAGCATCACTAGATAATACTTCTGCCCATTTATAGCTGTAATAACCCGCTGCATAACCCCCCGCAAAAATATGCGAAAAGCTATGTGCAAAGCGATTAAATTCTGGTGGAATCATCACCGACACGCGTTCGCGAATGGCAGCCAAGACTTCATAAATTTTAGCGCCAGTTTCGGGTGAATAATCTTGGTGCATTTGAAAATCAAATAAACTAAATTCTAACTGACGCACCATTAACATGCCTGCCTGAAAATTTTTTGCTGCCAACATTTTATTAAATAAAACATTCGGCAAGGTCTCACCTGTTTTATAGTGCCCCGACATCAAGGCCAATGCTTCCTGCTCCCAACACCAGTTTTCCATAAACTGACTGGGCAACTCTACGGCATCCCATTCCACACCATTGATACCCGAAACACCTAAAAAATCTACCTTAGTCAACATATGTTGCAAGCCATGCCCGAACTCATGAAATAAAGTCAGTACTTCGTCATGGGTCAACAAGGCAGGATCACTACCAGCTGGCGGAGTAAAATTACAGGTTAAATAAGCTACCGGGATTTGCATGCCATCGACTAACTTTTTACGGCCGACACAGTCATCCATCCAAGCACCGCCACGCTTTTTAGGGCGTGCATACAGGTCGATATAAAACTTGCCGCGTAAAATGCCGTCTTTATCGCTAATTTGGAAAAAGCGCACATCTTCATGCCAACAATCAATATTATCGACTTCAGCAATTTGCAAGCCATACAACTTTTCTACGACGGCAAATAAACCAGACAGTACTTTAGGTGCAGGAAAATATTGACGCACTTCTTCTTGGGATAAATCATAAGCATGCTGGCGCATTTTTTCTGAATAATAACCGACATCCCATGGAAATAATTTTTGCACGCCATGCTGCTCTTTGGCAAACGCTGTTAATTCCACTAAATCTTGCTGCGCTTGTGGCAATGACTTTTCTGCCAACTCTTCCAAAAAGTCAGTCACTTGTTTCGGTGAATCCGCCATTTTGGTGGCTAAAGATAATTCCACATAATTATCAAAGCCTAATAACAATGCCTTTTCATGACGCAGCGCAATCGTTTTTTCCATAATATCGCTATTATCCCACTCAGGCTTACTGCCCTGATCAGAAGCGCGTGTAGAAAAAGCTTTATACATATCCGCACGTAATTGCCGATCATCTGCATAAGTCATCGCGGCGATATAAGAAGGAAATTGCAAGGTCAACATCCAACCTTTTTTGCCTTCTTGCTCAGCAGTTTGCTTGGCTTGTTGCAAAGCAGAATCAGGCAACCCTGCTAAATCACTTTTCTTAGGAAGTAGTTTATGCCAATCATTAGTAGCATCAAGCAAGTTTTCTTCATATTTACTGGATAATTGCGAGAGCTCCAAGCTGATTTCTTTATACCTCGCCTGTTTATCAGCATCTAAATCAACACCCGATAAACGAAAACCACGTAACGCATTTTCAATAACTTTTTGCTGTGCAGGTGCAAGTGTTGAATATGCAGCACTAGCCGCTATCGCTTTATAAGCATTACAAAGCCCCGCATGCTGCCCCATTGCAGTTGAATAAGCACTTAACTTAGGCAAGCAAGCATTATAAGCATCGCGCAACTCGTCATTATTCACCACTGAATTCATATGACTAACAGGCGACCAAGCTTTATTAATTTGATCCTCAGCTGCATCCAGTGGTGCAATCAGGTTTTCCCAAGTGTAGGTACTATTGTCGGCAAGTAGCTGTTCTACCAATGCCTGTGCAGCATTTAATAATTGCTCTATAGCGGGCTCTACATGTTCTGGCTTAATTTGTGAAAAGGCAGGTAGTTCGGTGGTACTTAATAAAGGGTTGGTCATGAAAATAAAGAATATCAGTTAGGTTAATCAAAAAAGTCATGGTTGTTGGGATCCGCAAACTCACCCCAACCTACGAAATGTGTCTCTTTAGCCTGCTGCAACTTTTATGCAAGAACACTCATTGCATCTTTAATACGCTGATTGGCTTTTTGCAACACATGCAGGGAAAATTCAGGGGTTAGCTTATCATCTTTAAGTTTTGCATAAGCAGGAATTGAGTTGATATATGGCAGTTTATTCGCTTGTTTGGTGCCAAAATAACTGTGTAATTTGGCTAACATCACTATATCCACCAAGCTAACCTCTTCACCACTATCATAATGCCAATCTTCGGAGTGATGTGGAATTCGCATTAAAGATTCATCAAAGCCCAAAGTATGTAATACCAAGGTACCAATAGGCCCACGCAAGTGAGGAATTGCCGCTTCGAGCTCAGCTATATCCGGATATTCATCAGGAAATTTCTCTGCAAAATGCAGCAAAGGAATAATACCAATATCACTAACCAGACCTGCCAATAAAGCATCATCCGGATTGATCCCGCCCGTTTCTTCAGCCAAGACAAAACTTAAGCTAGAGACATATAAACTACGTAGCCATAAATTATGCATTAGCTCAGAAAGCTTTGGATCTTTACAGGTAAAAAGCTGCTTTAAGCTAATACTCATCACTAAATTACGAGTTGCAGCAAGACCTAAGCGCGTGACTGCGTCTTGACAATTGGTTATCGGTGCGACTGGCGCATAAAATGGACTATTAACGACTTGAATCAATTTGCTCACAATCGCCGAATCTATTTGAATAATGTCGACCGCTTCAGGCACCCCAATATCATTATTCATTGCTTTTGTTAATTTATAGGCTATATCTGGCAACGAGGGTAATAGTAAGTTATTTTCTCGATAAGCCTCAGCAAAACTTTGAAAAAATCGACTATTATTCAATTCCTCAGGCAAGCTTAAATCCATTAATTCAACACAGGAAAGCTCCCCTTTACTTTTCGCCGTCCAGAGCTTAGTCAAGTCACTCGCCACTGCCAAGATTTTCACCTCACCCTTTGCAATAGCCGTCGCACCAAACAACTTACCACTGTTAATGGGAAAGTGTGCACGTAATGACTCAACATTTATTTCATAGCTATGTTGCGCATTGGGTTGTAAAGTAACCTCTCCTTCCATTAAATAATAAATATAATCAGCTGTGTGACCGTAAATATAAATAACAGCTTGATCAGCATAGGTTAATACCTTATGCCCCAAAAATGCCACTTGGCGTTCTTCTAAGTAACGTATTGGAATAAAATGCTGTATCTTTTGATATAGCAACTTATCAACATCCTCAGCAATCGGCGGCGTGCACTCTTGATACTCAATCGCTTCTGGTACTAAGCCAATGGTATTGACGCCTTCTTTAGTCGAAGCAGCTTCACCGTTATTTGGTGAGAAAATATTTGTAAACCAGTTCATAAATTACACCTCAAAAAAGACTCATTGCCTCAGCAACCTGTTGCTTGGCATCATGCAATATTAATAGCGACATATCAGGCGTAAGTCCCTTATCACCCAGCTTTTGAAAAGCGGGCAAGTCATGTAAAGCAGGCAAGAATGGCATATAATCCGTACCTAACAAACTATGATATTTAGCTAAAATGACCACATCAATCAAGCCAAAGTCAGTACCACTTTCATAAAACCAATTATCAATTAAATAGGGGATTTTTACTAAATTTTCAGCAAAACCCCATTGGCTTAAAACACACTGTCCAATATACGCCCCTGAAATTTTAATGCACTGTTCCAATTCTTCGAGGGAACAGCTTGCCTGCTGATCAGCAAGTCTAATAATGGGTATAAAGCCTTAAAGGTATTAGCAACCACATCATACTGCGCCCCTTCACTGCTTTCACAATAAACTTCGCCCGCAACAACATACGCTAAATAGGCTAACGTTTCACTTTCCTTATAGATAACTTCTCCAGCAGCAAACTCTGCAAGCAAAACCTCAACTTGCCTTAACTCTGCCTCTGCTAACAGCCCAATCGGCTGTAACTTTTGCAAAAAACCAACAGACACTTTCACTTTTTTTGCTTTAAGCTCTCTAGCTGTCGCTTTCGGCTCATGTGTTTTTTGCTTACTTCCGTGTGTATCCTCCGATTTATGCTTATTAGTAAAAATCTTTTTCCAGAACACGCTTACTCCCAAAAACCGACACACAAAGTATATAATTTACCTCTGCAGACTACTAGGTGGCTCCTCTTAATAAAGCCAACATATGCAACTCCCTTCCCTCCTACTACAGAGCAAAAAATTCAACTAACATTACACAAAAGCGCGCAATGCAGCACTTACCTTATCCTTTGCATCATGTAAAATGGTCAACGAATAGATTGGGGATAAGGTTGCATTATCTAACTTACTTGCTGCAGGAATGGATGAAATCACCGGGTATTCCTTCCTATCTTTCTGCCCTATTTTACTGTGTAGCTCTGCCAAGACGACAATATCTAATAATGTAATTTCATCAGACTGGCGCTGATACCAGTCATTTGCATAATATGGAATGTCTATAATTTCTTTTGGGAAATCCCATTTTTGCAAAACACTGCGCCCAGCGGCTCCCCTAATAAAATACATCGCTTCTTTGAGTTCCACTTCAGTATAAAAATCTTCAGGCAAATTATCGACAAAACTTAAAAAAGGAACGATGCCAATATCGACAATCAACCCTGCTAGTAAAGCCTCTTCCGGATCTACTTTTTTGGTTTCTTTCGCTAAGACATAACAAAGGCAGGAAATATAAACACTACGCTTCCATAATTGCGTCATATAATTATTCAGTAACGGTTTTTCACTTTGAAAAATATGTTTTAAACAGATACTGGTCACCAAACTACGCACCCCAAGCAATCCAATACGATTAACTGCTTCTAAACATGACTTTGCAGGGTTTAACGAAACATATAAAGGACAATTAGCGACTTGTATTAACTTCCCGGAAACCACAGGGTCTAACTGAATAATCGCTACCGCTTCTTGAATCCCAATATCTGATTCCATAGCCCTACGTAACTTCAAGGCAGTGTCTGGTAAAGAAGGGATTGCTACTTCATCAGCAGCAAAATGCTG
Coding sequences:
- a CDS encoding 5-(carboxyamino)imidazole ribonucleotide mutase, with product MTALVGIIMGSTSDWETMRFASDKLEQLGIPFEVEVVSAHRTPDKLFAYAETAESKGLEVIIAGAGGAAHLPGMVAAKTILPILGVPVQSKALNGMDSLLSIAQMPAGIPVGTLAIGKAGAANAALLAAAIIANKHTQYKAALNTFRQEQTNTVLANSDPRELA
- a CDS encoding 5-(carboxyamino)imidazole ribonucleotide synthase: MVIGILGAGQLARMLALAGKPLGLKFIFLDPTPIACAANLGKHLIGDYTDKALLSQLATEADVITYEFENVPVDIIDLLNQSTPVYPPAKALSIGQDRITEKQFLQSLDITTAPFAAVSSLIELQQAMPTIGYPAILKTRRFGYDGKGQVILNDEHELAAAWEAVKDAPSVVEGFVPFDREISIIASRSVSGEIAYYPVSENVHHKGILRLAKNTIDDPQQAHAEQYINTILNALDYVGTIALELFAVDDKLIANEFAPRVHNSGHWTIEGSETSQFENHLRAIMDMPLGQTNSIGYAAMQNFIGNVPATEKLLSLTQLHLHLYDKAARKGRKLAHATIRTDSFTSFTGLVAALTKLAEASDDS
- a CDS encoding FKBP-type peptidyl-prolyl cis-trans isomerase SlyD, with the protein product MSKIENPVISIHYTLTNKAGKTLDSSIDAEPLSFLHGAGNIIPGLESALTDKPVGEKFTVTIEPEDAYGERMEEQMQTVSKEMFAGIDTIEVGMQFQADSSNGPAVVTITAVDGDDITIDGNHPLAGEQLTFAVEVMEIRPATETEMEHGHIHGAGCSHD
- a CDS encoding 8-oxo-dGTP diphosphatase; its protein translation is MLDTLQSGIRITVRAVIIKNDQVLLIKKDSPADGIRYTLPGGALESGETLHQAVMRECIEEIDTTVEAYDVLHIADFFIPKLKPQPYTRHQLEVLIQCQVPDDYIPCCGPDPDKHQVDVAWLDLNTLEDHTISPNFFGELLLKLNSKQHQVYVGSVT
- a CDS encoding 4-hydroxy-3-polyprenylbenzoate decarboxylase, whose translation is MKYKDLRDFIAQLEKKGELIRISQEVDPVLEMTEICDRTLKQSGPAILFENPKGHNIPVLANLFGTPDRVAMGMGAESVTALRGIGELLSQLKEPEPPKGMKDAVEKIPVFKNVLHMAPKVVKNPPCQELIRVGDEIDLSEYPIQTCWPDDAGPLITWPLVITKGPYKDRQNLGIYRLQVIAKNKVIMRWLAHRGGALDFREWQEVNPGKPYPVSVALGADPATILAAVTPVPDTLSEYAFAGLLRGSKTEVAKSMTNDLQVPASAEIVLEGFIYPDEMAPEGPFGDHTGYYNEVGEFPVFTIERITQRQAPIYHSTYTGKPPDEPAILGVALNEVFVPILQKQFPEITDFYLPPEGCSYRMAVISMKKQYAGHAKRVMLGTWSYLRQFMYTKFVIVVDDDVDVHDWQEVVWAITTRMDPARDLTILENTPIDYLDFASPVSGLGSKVGFDATNKWEGETTREWGRTISMSEDVVKKVDEMWESLGIS
- a CDS encoding oligopeptidase A: MTNPLLSTTELPAFSQIKPEHVEPAIEQLLNAAQALVEQLLADNSTYTWENLIAPLDAAEDQINKAWSPVSHMNSVVNNDELRDAYNACLPKLSAYSTAMGQHAGLCNAYKAIAASAAYSTLAPAQQKVIENALRGFRLSGVDLDADKQARYKEISLELSQLSSKYEENLLDATNDWHKLLPKKSDLAGLPDSALQQAKQTAEQEGKKGWMLTLQFPSYIAAMTYADDRQLRADMYKAFSTRASDQGSKPEWDNSDIMEKTIALRHEKALLLGFDNYVELSLATKMADSPKQVTDFLEELAEKSLPQAQQDLVELTAFAKEQHGVQKLFPWDVGYYSEKMRQHAYDLSQEEVRQYFPAPKVLSGLFAVVEKLYGLQIAEVDNIDCWHEDVRFFQISDKDGILRGKFYIDLYARPKKRGGAWMDDCVGRKKLVDGMQIPVAYLTCNFTPPAGSDPALLTHDEVLTLFHEFGHGLQHMLTKVDFLGVSGINGVEWDAVELPSQFMENWCWEQEALALMSGHYKTGETLPNVLFNKMLAAKNFQAGMLMVRQLEFSLFDFQMHQDYSPETGAKIYEVLAAIRERVSVMIPPEFNRFAHSFSHIFAGGYAAGYYSYKWAEVLSSDAFSLFEEKGIFDQETGLAFLTNILETGGSADAMELFVKFRGREPNIDALLRHNGIAA